The DNA sequence ACGTCACTTCCGTTATCTCCCACGTGGGtttgttgtgattttattttctctcattaAAGTTTAAATCCGTTCACGAGAGCTCAATATTCTCTCACATATGGTGTGGGTGACTTAGTTTCCTTCCAAATCAAGCAAACAATAGAAACAAGATGATCATTACAgtataaattttattttatttgcgtGGCTGATTAAATAATGCTCCAATCACATGCCCTTACATGCCACAAATGTTATACAATCACTGATGCATTACAGatagaaatacaaaaatgtatagCTGTCTACTATTGTTCAGAAATCACGGGAACTCTTTTGGCATCCTGATAGTTCATATACTGTACTCATATACTGATGCACAGCAAAACTATTTCACCTCAAATATATACAAATGCTAGGCACATAAAAATTACTATAAAATACAGAGAACTTGATATAGAGGGTgtgcgttgatgtcacttccccttccggaacacgctggactgagtggcaaaataTCTGTTtccatggctgcgtttagcaaactgggagtaaaaaaagtgattatttgctcaaattaaaggcagtcggactTGACAGTGATCCgaactgcttaccaaagaaccagtggtccagctctttcccgttttagatgtgttgtttgtgttttagctgattcaagctaacactgctgcttgtctttctgccactcagtgagcatAACTGtgttctgtgacatcatgcgcataccctctatacacaaaaaaaaaaaaatcacattttgggATACAAATATAGCTTCAGTGTCTTACATCCACATTATAATGGAATACAAATAATTAGCTTACAAGTGTCCATGGTATCAAAAGCTAGCCTAATATCTGTTCAGTTCAAAGTCCTGTGTCACAGAAGAGAAAAATGTAGTTTGCAGTGGTCTAAATTGTAATGCCTATCCAGTAAAGCATACTGTTTGTCCCAGAGTTgaacaaagcaaacaaaacatagTCTCTGAGTGTTTTACAACTTCTGAATGGAAGCAGTTTAGTTTACTACACAACACAGGAGAACCAAGTATATCCTTGTACTTCACTGAGTAGCACTAGTCATGTGCAGGAATATCTCAAAGGAATATACCAAAAAAAATGAGATAAGTTCATATGAACCAAGACATCTCTGACAATCTGCAGTAAGCAAAATTCACATATTTGCTTCAATGCCAGTAGCTCTGTGGATCCTTTTCGGCATCCAGTGCCTTACATTCTGAGAGAGACGCTTCTTTCACTGATCATTAACCTGACTGTGACCCATACGGTGTTATGAGTTAACTTATACCACCTACTGAGTCAAACTTTGTACATTCAAAATAGCACATTCATACATTCACTGCTCATCCCTCGCTCGCATTGTGGCTCTCAGGTGGCAGCGTTTGTGCTTCATTGTGAGACCGTATTCTGGGGTCATGTCCAGCGGCTCTCCAGGAATTGTGCTGAAGTGCAGCTTCTGGACCATGATTGCCAAAAAGAGGTAGACTTCATTTCGTGCAATGACCTCGCCGATGCAGCGCCGCTTTCCCAAGCCAAAAGTCATAACCTTCTCCCCCTCCAACTTGTTGAGTTCAGTGCCATCAGCACTCAGGAAGCGGTCTGGGTTGAATGAAGACGGATCTTTCCACAACTCCCTGAGCGAGAATGAAGAAATAAGATCATGTTAGTAAAAACCAGGTCCATGATCAATTAGTGGTTTAATCTCCTCATACTGAACAAAGTGGGTATGAGAGGGGAATGTGGACTGCTATTGTCTTTCACCACAACTACCAATGGGGTGCCCATCTCTGAAGTGTGAATATTAAGTCAGCTATCTTCAACCATTTTAATTAAGACAGAAAGAATGTAACAAAAATAACTTACGGATCATGGTTGATCTGCCACTGATTGATGAAGACACAGGTGTCTTTGGGGATGAAGTAGCCATTCAGAGACGTGTCTTTTGTCGTGCTGAAAAAGAGGGACATGTCTAAGTCCACTATGTATTTACAGGATTCATATCACATATATTCTTTGTGATAGCTATGTATGTTGTTCgcctttattatttttattacatattaatgacctttatttaaccaggcaggACACTTAAAAACAGCTTCTATTCTATTTACAAAGACAGCCTGGCCAAGGGATTAGCCTCttgaggggagggggggagtgGATCCCCTTTGTGTGGTTCGGCGAGAACTTAAAAGAGATGAACCTCACCAGTGTGGGATAGTGAAGGGCAGGAATGAAGAATGGCGAAGCATCTCCAGGATGAAAGCCTCAAGAAATGGCAAGTTGGGTCTATCAGAGAGACGAGGACTGCGATCCACACCCACTTTGTCCTctggaaatgaaaaagaaatcgCTGACTATTAGTTCAGGATGAGGATGCAGGTTGCAGTTTGTATTCGGGCCTCACATTTTTACTTGATTAAAGCATCACAGTATTTAGCATTTAACTTTGAGCAAAGCAAATTGTGAATTTCTGCAGTATATCCTATGTCATCAAAGCCATGCAATTTTCAGACCTTTTTAATTGTAATATCCAAGGAAGTAGTTTGTGTAAAATAGCTGCACTCACTCAGATCTTGATAAAGCCTTTCCTGTATCTCTGGGTAAGCAACCAAGTACATCACTGACCAAGACAGGGCAGTGGAGACAGTGTCAAAACCTAGAAGAGAAACATTAACTCTGTGAGGACACATATTTATGAAACACTGCCAATCAGATCACTCAACATTTAGAGAAATTCAACGTACCAGCTCCAAACAGGTCATTGACAATTCCTACAATCTTGTCATCTGACACCTGGACATTGGAGTTCTCATCCAGCTTCCTGTCCTCACAGTGGTCAATGAGGGAGTCGGTGATGTCACGAATGTTGTCCTGAAAGAAGATGATAGTAGAGTCTCAATGAATGCTCCATACACTGTGACTAAAAGGGGATGCAGTGTATCATTTTTCAGCAATAATTTGGAAGACAAAAGGACTAAATGAGTTTGAATAATTAAGTGCGTGGTGTACCTTGTCAAAGGTGGTATAGTGCTCGCTGACAATCTTTTTCACAAAAACGTTGAAGCGATTATTGATGCCAATAAATTTCTTCATTGTTGGGCTGGGCAGGAATTGAAGAGCAGGGATGAAGTCTGCAGGGTTACCACTGCCCACCACCTGGCCAAACTCATCACTGAGGTTCACGAGGCTGAGCAGCTCCTGGTCATTGTGGTCATACCGCCGGCCAAAGCACATGGCACAGATCACATTAGCAACAGAGACAACGATGTAGCGGAATGGGTCGAAACTGCCTTCAGCCTTCATAACAGTGTTGAGCTGTTTGATCAGATATGCTCCCTCTTTGCTGACGTGTTCCTCCAGAACGCAGGAGTACTCCGGGGTCGTGCCCTCCAGGTTGGAGAAGGAGCGCAGAGCACTGTAGGCCAGCTTCCTGCGGGCACGCCAGACACCAGCATGTTCAGAACTGAAGGCCAGACTCTCGCCATTGTTGATGAATCTGAAGGAGTACAGGTCAGGTCTGCCCGCAAACTCGTCCCCTTGCTTGATGAGAGCCTGTCGAACTGTTTCAATGCCACTCAGCACGACCACAGGACGCATGCCAATCTGGATCTGGAAGACGTGGCCGTAGCTCTTGCTCATGGCAGAGAGACTCAGGTAAGGTTTGCTGCCCATCTCCAGCACATTTCCAATGATAGGCAGGGGCTTTGGTCCTGGCAGCTGACGAAGCCCCTCAGGAATctcagtgtggaaaaacttgaGGATCAGGTAGACCAGACACACTGTTGCCATGGCCACCAAACTCTCAGATATGGACACTGATCCAATGAATGGCAGTATCATTAGCGCCATGATGACAGCTCCTTTTTTTTCTAGCTTCTGCTCAACCTGGAAATTAAATAGGAGGGGCATTGGACTAGTgaaggcagagaggaagagacgtGTTGTGCAATATGTTGACTACTAGCACATAAAGTTTAAAGTAACTAAAGACTGTCACAGGCATGCGTTTGTTATTAATTAAACTCCATATTTTCTCATGCTGCACCAAAACATTCTTTAAATCGTTTGCTATGTATATATGTACTGATAGAAGTCCCAAAACATactgattaaaaataataataataataataatcttaccTTAGTCAGATGGTAAAAGAGGAACAATGCTGTGGTCCCAGAAGTATTTTCCAGAATACTAAAAAAATAGTATAGTAGTGTTGCTGAACTCTCTACATGTCCCCAAAACAGAGTATGGGCTCTTGCTTTATAGTGCGCTCCTCCGCTTCATTGGCTGCTGCGTTCATGACGTAATccgtctctctcactctctttctctctatctccaGACCGCTCATGAATGAAGTTTAGCACAGAGAAAAGGTGCGCACCGTGCGCGCGCGTGGATGTGTGGTGGTTGTGTGCGTGCAGATTCGAAAAAGTTTGAATCTTCACCAATTAAGAAATTGATACTACATTTGAAACATATAGCTACAGTTTGAAAAGTCGGTGCACCGGATTTTATGGCCTGAacgcttttatgttttatagtCTACGGACAGATAAGACATAATAGCCATCACAGGCAAGTATCATTTCCAGCACTATAAAAATCCGATAATAATAATTGTtcaatttaataaataacacaTACTGTTCTGCAGGtggtttaaataaaaaggatttaCAGAAGCAAATTGATTTGGCTTTTATCTTTTGCAATAGTTGAGCTATAATGTGTAGGCTAATACGTAtgtttaattattataaatgcGCTTCTATATTAAATATCCACGCGTTTACCTCATAGCCTAtgtgtcaatgttgtgtttgctGATACAGaaaacttaaataataaaacccACGCCGCTGTCAATATATCGTGTTACAAATGACTTTActaaatgttttatatgtgaATGAACTAAATTGCAATAATAATCTTGTTGATAATTGCGGAGTTTTCATTATCATCTCACGAATTCCTGCACGCACGCGATCCTTTGATGAGACAATACTGTCATTTCAAAGGGACTTGTTATCAATATTTTGGGAACGCTTGTTTTCAAGGAGGTGTGAATTATTTGAATTGTTCTGGTCGAGTCTGAGAAGAGTGATGTGTCTCTTACATGGGCAAAACAGCCctgtattaataatttaaacatCAGGAAACATGTCTCCTGTAGAAATAATGGAATAGTGACCTGTAAGGGAGTACACCGTGTCTACAAGTAACAGTGTCATATAGTTTTTTTCCTTAGTGTTGGCTTTCTGTCTTTTGCAGTCAGTCCTGTTTGcctacagtaataaaatcaaggTTTGGGGTGAGAATAGGAGTTTGGGACAGCTACCACAGCAACCACTCAGGCACATTTAAGTCCTGATAAAATAGTCAAATGCACTTTCATGCTTGTACCTGTTAGTTCTCCGCTGGAGTTAAACATTGACCAGTTGCGTGAGAGCGCAGTGATTAAACACTCACCTCCCCCTTTGAAGAGGATGTTAGGGTAGCACTACTGGAGTGCAAGGGTAGAGGAGTTCAATACCATTACTCTTTGTCCCTATTTCAACATTTTACCCAGAAAGCATTTTATAAGTAGACATTTTCAGCATTTCACATTCAAAGTAGGCTGAGTTTTGTACCATTTGCTCTGCGCCATCTGGGGCATAAAAAGCACAATATCTGATAACTTCATTCGTAGTATGAACTGAGAATTGTAAAAGTTAGTAGGCTACATTTTTTAAACCTTGACGTGTGCAACAGGTGTTACACTAAAAGTCAGATTTATACAACTAGCTATCAGTTACTGCACATCGAAACGAGACTGAAATAACGGTGGAAGCATGAAAGTAGGATTCTATAAtagcttcttctttttctttgtccaTTGCAGcttttaggctacacaaactaACCAGATGCTAAACTTATAACAGAAACGTCAACAGATGACCAGCAATTAATGTTAAAATACCTTACCACCAACAACAGATTTTATTTGGATTCATTTTACACTGACTGATCAGTCATCCTAGTTTAGGTCATCAACAAGCTCAATTGCTGTAATaatctgttttctttcagttgGAGCTTTGCCTTGGAAAAATCAGGCAAGGTGGTTCTGAATCTAAATCTGTCAGTGTGGCTTTGGGTTTTTGTTTGACTGAATTTGGACATATTCTGGAACTGAACAATTTTATTCAGTACAGCCAAGTGACAATAGGTGGATGAAGGACTAAAGTGTAACCCCATGCTACAGGATATCATTATCATCCTCATCATGTCAtttttgtgagaaaaaaaaccctcatcaaaaacaaaaaggaaatctAGTTTCTAAAATATTACTGCTACAGGGAGAACATACTCAGATTTTTATATCCTCAGAAATGTAAAGGCTAATTTTTGGAGGTAAAACTCCTGACTGCAAAATGAGCCAAGGCTCAGAGCATTCTCTCAAGACAACCACTTTACTGGTGGTGTGTGAAAGGTTCAGCCCTTTATTTGAAATACTACATAAGATAATGAAAAGGTCAATTATCTGTGAAAAATAACAATTCTGGCTATTTGAGTTTAATTGTCGTTGTCCTTCCgtaaattatgtttttctaaTTAGCTATTGcaattaccaaaataaaaaagagggaTAATCACCCTGAAATCTCCTGAAGTTGAACAGAAATTAtcataaaaaagaaagacaaagctGCCTTGCTGGATGAAATTGTATAGAGGCCATATGCTCATTAAAATGCTCTGTCTGCCAGAGGTGAGCAAGCTGTAAGCAGAAGATTCTGTTTTAGTATCAACAGATTCCCTTTAACGTATTCTGGCAGTGTGCTCAATATCTGTCTTTAACTTAACCAAGATTGATGTGTCCAAAATGAATAATACTTTGGGTTTTGGAATAAAGCcctttaaaaaactaaaaacactgtTGGCAGATTATGGGTTAGGTTATTATTAATAAGCCTACATTTAGGCTAATAGTTAAAGGCAAATAAAGAACCGCCGTGATTTGAACTCAAGTTTGAAGATAGATGTTTGTGTTTAGAAATAGGCGTAGCCTACACTTTCAGGTACTATGGCGGTAAAACCGGCAGGTAAAAGTTTTTGGTTGttgatttaatttgcacattccACGCAGCGCAGCGCTGTCCGGATCCTCGCAGACGGTGTGTTAACTCTCCGGGGACTCTCGCAGTGCGCCGCGGGGCTGCGCCTCTGGTGCTGCAGGTTGCGTGAGAAGCGGAGCTGGCGTTCAAGGGGGAGGGTCTCGGTCTTCTGGACAATCCTAAATCTGCTTGGTCAAGTCACGCGAAGGCAGCAGCCTCTGGAAAAGACACAAGGGTCTTAAACTTGCAGAACAAAGAGCGCAGGACGCGAGACTCTCTTTTTTCCCCGCTTGGGCACGAAGGAACATACTTACGCTCTATAGCTTCTGTAAATGCGAGGATCTTGGGGCTTTGGAGTCATGCAATCTGCCACTCAGGCCTTATTCATCTCAGTCATGCAACACGGTGGGGCCGGTCTGTGCAGCCACACAGGCGAGATCCCACCAAAGGGCCAAACAAGTTATGAAAGCTGCAACTTATAAAACAAGGTGAAGTAGTCACACTTTGTAAGCAGCGGGTCCGGAGTGGAGCCTGGGGTAGTTGAAGAGGGTGCAGGGAGTCTTTCGGGCAAATTTAAGAATtcaagagaaaatgaaaacagaccTCTAATTTCAAGAGTAGTGTTTTAATTtccattcatcttttcatttctgattgacatgcaaaaatacatttctattgTTAAAAAACCCAATAATTCGAGgctaatgtataatatataaagcttaatatgaaaaaaatgagaaacccataatgatttgaaataaaacagctATACACCATATAGGATACCTACCGTTTCTAGTTCAGTGGACCAGAGTGAAAAAATCCTACTAAAACAAGACTCTGTCATATTCCAACAATATTCCACACTGCCTGCTGACAAATAACAATGTAGTCTGTGTGGTTCAGAAAGACATGGTGCTGATTGCACTAGGTGACATCCTGTTGTTCTTGTGGGTCAGCAGGTAAAGATAAACCCCATCTTTCAGCAGTGTTATAAAACAGGTTAAATTTATAAACTTAATGAGGGGAGAATTTCTTGTCAGCACCGATTAATTTCCGTTCTGTGCAATGAACAAATTCTAAATCTAGCTCAATGACTCCTCCTGTTACAATATTCAGCAATCAAAGCAAAGGGTGGATCTGATCcacattactattatttagtttGATGCCAGTGTGATTGTGTTCGTCTGGGATGAATTTGAACCTAATTAAAGTGTGGGCTTGTGGACCACCTGAGGTGAGAGCAGGCTGCATTCTATGCAGGACGGTGTGTCACATCACAACAGGTGAGCAGCATtcacagtcagagagagagcaacTGTAAATGTCACACAGCTGGACTGAAAACTTTACCTCACcttttaaattcacattttagGCATGTAGCCATTAGTCCTCTCATAAGCCAATCGTCCATCTCTGAATGTCAAACCCTGACAAGCAGCTGCTCCAGCAAGAAAAAGAAGTAAGTGAAGGAATAGGAAAATCAAAGCTGAAGTGAGAGggattcttttttttctactgAGAGAAAAATACGGGTTGCAGAAGAGGAAGGATGTGAAAGCTCTGATGTGAGAACCTAACTTCTTAAAAAGATTATAGAGATTACAGGCTACTACAGTAAGTGAGGAGCAGTGCTGCATGTGTGGAGTTGACCACAGTGAAAGCAACAGTTTGATGATCAGGATGAGCTGGAATGCAGAGCTGGAATGCAGAGCTGGACGCTGGCCTGGAGGTGTGCAGTGTTAGTTTGCCTGTGTCCATTTCACAGAACTGGGAGGGGTTTGGGTTGTGCagcaaaaaaaaggttttgcccACAGCCATATACCACTTAAAGAATTCTTGGACATAAAAGCAGATGTAATGACTGTGAAGGTTGTCAGTTTCTACTCACGCAAAGGCTGTCACGCACACACCTTCAGCAGTAGGTGTGTACCTCTGTTTCACTGTGCAAGTGTCTTTGCATACCTTCGCTGTCTGGAGGTGTC is a window from the Micropterus dolomieu isolate WLL.071019.BEF.003 ecotype Adirondacks linkage group LG20, ASM2129224v1, whole genome shotgun sequence genome containing:
- the LOC123959205 gene encoding cytochrome P450 1A1; the protein is MALMILPFIGSVSISESLVAMATVCLVYLILKFFHTEIPEGLRQLPGPKPLPIIGNVLEMGSKPYLSLSAMSKSYGHVFQIQIGMRPVVVLSGIETVRQALIKQGDEFAGRPDLYSFRFINNGESLAFSSEHAGVWRARRKLAYSALRSFSNLEGTTPEYSCVLEEHVSKEGAYLIKQLNTVMKAEGSFDPFRYIVVSVANVICAMCFGRRYDHNDQELLSLVNLSDEFGQVVGSGNPADFIPALQFLPSPTMKKFIGINNRFNVFVKKIVSEHYTTFDKDNIRDITDSLIDHCEDRKLDENSNVQVSDDKIVGIVNDLFGAGFDTVSTALSWSVMYLVAYPEIQERLYQDLKDKVGVDRSPRLSDRPNLPFLEAFILEMLRHSSFLPFTIPHCTTKDTSLNGYFIPKDTCVFINQWQINHDPELWKDPSSFNPDRFLSADGTELNKLEGEKVMTFGLGKRRCIGEVIARNEVYLFLAIMVQKLHFSTIPGEPLDMTPEYGLTMKHKRCHLRATMRARDEQ